In Mesoplodon densirostris isolate mMesDen1 chromosome 2, mMesDen1 primary haplotype, whole genome shotgun sequence, the DNA window AGAGGAGGCTTGGTCCATTCAGGAACAGGACTCAGACGTGGTCCAGGGTCGAGGTTGAAGCAGCAAAGAGGTGGGGAGCGGATAAGGCCAGACACCTGGGGGAACCGCCTGGAGGAGAGGATGGGGGGTGCCCAGAGAAGGCCCCCAGCCGTCCTGGCAGCAGGAAAGCCGGCAAAGAGGGTGGGTCAGACGTCCACGGCCAGAGAACGAACGCCACCCGGAGTCCCGGATCCAGACAGAAGCCTGGCGCTGGCGGTTTCTCCAAGGAGGCGCGGGGTAAGTGCCTCTCAGCTGTGCTGGCTCCAGGCGGGAGCCAAGGGGGGCTCCCTGCACACTGGGCTGCCTGGGCCGTTCCCAGACCCAGGAGTTTGTTGCTATCAGCGACCCCCATTTCCAGGGATCTCTTCCCAATTCAGGAGGCAACCTCTTCCTCCTCGTGTGGGGGGGATGCGGGCTGCACAGGGCTCGGGGCCCTCCTGGTATCTGTCTTGACGCCCTGTGTCCAAAGCACTGGACTTGTTGAACTAACTCTCTGTGGGTCCCCCAGACGTCGCCCTGTGTGACTCAAGggcccctcatctccctggccccCCAGATCCCCTGCACCAGCCTGGGCCCTGCGGAGAAAACCGGACGGTCTGGCCTCGCTGGCAGGACGTGTGGCCTCCTGGGGTACCGGGGGAGGCTGGGCGGCAGGGGCATCCCTGGGCGCAGGTCCTCCACACTCCTCCGTGTCTCTCCAGGCCCTACAGGCCACTTCTCCCAGGGCCTGGCTGACCTGGAGGTGCAGCGTGGGGAGGCTGCCGTGCTCTCCTGCACCCTCACCAGAGACCTGGGACCCGGAGCCTGGTTTAAGGATGGAGTCAAGGTACCGCACCCCACCCCTCCTCACCAGCCGGTTTGCGGGGAGGGATGAGTGAAGCAGGGAGGAGTAGAAGGAGTTTTCACGCTTCCTTGTACCAACGCGCCGAACTCTGCGAGAAGTTTAAAGGGCCGACACCTTGGTGCGCTTGGAATAAAACTGGATTTTTTAAGTGGGCGTGTCTCCCACTCACCCCTCCCTGTACACACCCCTGGCCCTCCCTCCACGTCCAAACTGCTGTCCTGCCCCGGCACCTCTGGAAGTCTGCCTGTCCTTCAAGGCCGGTACGGAGGCCGCCTCCTCAGCCCAGCCAGACGGGCTCTCCGCTCCCTGAACAGCCCTGGACCCTTTAGCTGTCATCTCAGCAGGGGGTAGTCAAGGGCTCTGGAGCAGGCCCTTGGCGTCCACTGGACCGGGCTGAGCCCAGTGCGGCCACTCACCGCGGACGTGGCCTCTGGCTTCCGTGCCTGTAAAATGGGCTAACGGGGGTGCCCACTTCACAGGTCGTGGACAGTTGATGAGACACTGAAGGGGGTGACTGGCTCCAGCCGAGCACACGATGAGCGTTCAGTTCATTCCCGCAGTTGCCGTAGAAAAGGCCCTGGCccgcggtgggaggggctggaCGGGGGGGGGTGACGGTCCTCTGTGGCCTCGTTCCCAGCTCAGCGCCCAGGACGGAGTCACCTTCGAGCAAGACgggctggagcacaggctcctcattgcCCACGCGGAGGGGACCCAGGCTGGAAGGTACAGCTTTGGAGCCGGCGACCAGCAGAGCGAGGCCATGCTGACCGTCCATGGtgaggcctggccctgccctttCCTGCCAGGCGGGCTCTCGGCCGGCGACACACGCCACTGCTGAACGCCTGGACATGTCGCCAGCCTGCAGCCCGTGTCGAGTCTCACCCTCGGTCGAGGGGATGGTTTTAAAAAGCAACCCACGTGCTCCCCATTCCCGTCAGCACGTCCTCAGAGAGGTCCGACCCCGTCTGTCCTGCAGATGAAGCCCCTGGGTCCCACCCGCCCGTTCTCACGAGGCGGGGAGGGGGCTCTTTCTCGGGGCccttccttccccgcccccaggtGCCCGGCGCCCAGCGTCTTTGACTCCTTGTGCCCTGTCCTTTCCCCAGAGCCCCCGGTCATTGCCCCCGACATGACGGCGAAGCTGAGGGAGCCGCTGGTGGTCAAGGCGGGGAAGCCAGTGACCATGAAGGTCACCTTCCGGACCTGCCTCCCGGTCCAGGCCACCTGGAGCAAGGACGGGGCCGAGGTGGCCGGCGGTGACGGCAGAGGGGCCCAGGTGGCAGTGGGGGACAGCTCCACATGGCTGTGCCTCCCCAGCGCCAGCAGGAAGGACTGCGGCCAGTACAGCGTGGCTCTGAGCAGCAAGGGCGGCTCCGTGCAGGCCAAGCTCACCCTGCAAGTCCTAGGTGccagcctggccccagccctgtCCCCGGCCCCGCTGAGCCCTCCCTGGCAGCGGGGCAGGCCCTGGTGGGGGGTGTCCCTGGTATTAACCCTCACGTGCATGCTGTTTAAGATCCAAACCTACCCCTAGCTGTCCTCGCCCCTCCTCAGACTGGTTTGGAATCCCACTGCGGGGAGACGGGCCATGTGTCTCTGCAGCTGACACACCAGGCCCTAGGGGTGTCGCTGGGGTGGGTGATGGCCCCCAGACCTGAGTGGTGCCAGCGAGGTGGGACTGCCTGTGGCCAGAAGGCAGTGCCCATCTGGGCTCGGGGCTGGTGCATTCCATGTCACCTTCCGGGGGTGTGCATGGCGGGGGTGGAGACCAGGGACGCCGCGCGGTGACGCCCACCCAGGACCTCCAGCCCCGGGCAGGCTCGTCTGCTGATGGGGGGAGCCCAGCGCCCCTCCCCTGCGGCTCCTCTGACCCCCCTTCTCCTCTCGGGGGTCCCCAGACAAGCCTCAGCCCCCACAGGGCCCCCTGGAGGTGCAGGACGGCCACGGGGCTGGCGTCTGCCTCTGCTGGCGGCCCCCAGCGGACGACGGGGGCCAGGCCCTGCAGCACTACGTGGTGGAGAGGCGGCAGGCTGGCCTCAGCACTTGGCTGAAGGTGGGCGAGGCCCCTGCGGACAGCACCACCTTCACAGATGCCCAGGCAGAGCAGGGCAAGAAATACAGCTTCCGCGTGCGGGCCGTGACCGCGGAGGGGCCCGGGGAGGCCCTGGAGTCCGACGAGGTGCTGGTGGGTCCTGAGGGTGAGAGGACAGCCCGGGGCCAGGGAGGGCACGTGCCTGGCTCCCCACCGTGCCCAGAGAGCAGGAGCCACCAGCCAACACCCTGGGGGTCTCGAGGCCCTTCGAGCGCACTGTGAGAGCCTCACCCCCGCTTCTTGGGCACCTGGCGGCCAGATCAGCAAGCAGGATGTGCGGGGTCTTCTCCAGCTGTGGCTCTGTGGGACTGGGGGCCCCTGGGACGGCCTGGCATCGTCCTGCATCTGCAGCATCTCGCAGGGCCTCAGGGCCGAGGGGCCTGAGGCTGGCTCAGACCCCTGACCCCCCGAAGAAGGGATAGCACGTGGCTGGGCCCAGATGCCCGCTCCTCCTCCAGGACCCCCGGGAGCTGgcgcctctcccagcccctgactgACATCTCCCAGCCCCTGACTGACCTCTCCCAGCCCCTAACGACtgacctctcccagcccctgactgacgtctcccagcccctgactgacgtctcccagcccctgactgacctctcccagcccctgactgACCTCTCCCAGTCCCTGACCTGACCTCTCCCAGACCCTGACtgacctctcccagcccctgacctGACCTCACGCAGCCCCTGACtgacctctcccagcccctgactgACCTCACCCAGCCCCTGACCtgacctctcccagcccctgactgACCTGACCTCTCCTGGCCCCTGACTGACCTGACCTCTCCCGGCCCCTGACTGACCTCTCCTGGCCCCTGACTGACCTCTCCCAGCCCCTAACGACtgacctctcccagcccctgactgACGTCTCCCAGCCCCTGACTGACGTCTCCCAGCCCCTGACTGACCTCTCCCAGTCCCTGACCtgacctctcccagcccctgactgacctctcccagcccctgacctGACCTCTCGCAGCCTCTGACTGACCTCTCGCAGCCCCTGACTGACCtgacctctcccagcccctgaccgACCTCTCGCAGCCCCTGACTGACCtgacctctcccagcccctgactgACCTCTCCTAGCCCCTGACTGACCTCTCGCAGCCCCTGACCTTTCCCAGCCCCTGACCtgacctctcccagcccctgactgACCTCTCGCAGCCCCTGACTGACCTCTCGCAGCCCCTGACTGACCTTTCCCAGCCCCTGACTGACCtgacctctcccagcccctgaccgacctctcccagcccctgactgacgtctcccagcccctgactgacctctcccagcccctgactgACCAGCACCCTCTCCGCCCCCAGTTCTGCCcgggccccctcccccgccagccATCCTGTCAGCCTCCAGCCAAAGCATCACTCTGTCGTGGACGGCACCTCGGGGCCCGGGCAGTGCCCACATCCTGGGCTACCTGATCGAGAAGCGCAAGAAGGGAAGGAACCCCTGGGTGGCAGTGACCCAGCAGCCGGTGCCTGGTGAGCAGCCTGGCGGTGGTCTGCATCGTCCTggcctccagggcctccctggacCCCCGGCCCGAGGTGCTGTAGCAGCATCGAGCCAGGTCACTCTAGAATGACGGTCTCACTGGTGGTGGTTTACCTTCCGGGGCATTTGGCAACATCCAGCGATTTGGGGTTGTCACACTGAAGGGGGAAGATGGGGGTGGCCCCTCGTGTGAAGGGACTGAGATGCTGCGGCATGTCCTTCGACACACAGCGcagtccccccccaccccgccgacCCCGCCCCTTCCCCAAACAAAGAACTGTCTGGCCCAGAGCCTGGTTTAGCAGAAGTCTCACGCGGCAGGCAGCTCATGCTTCTCTCTAACGTGAGCTTTCTCATCCATACGACGACGACGGGGAGAAGTGCCCCCGCTCCCTGAGCAGATTCCAGGAAACTGCTTTCTGAGCCCAGAACAAACTCAGAAAAGCCCAAGCCCAGGCTAGTAGGAGAAAGAGGGGTTCAGAGCTCCAGGCAGGCTGTGCTGGGTGCCAGGCTGTGCCCCCTGGAGCCTCGGCCTCCCATCTCTGGAAAGAGGGCCATGGACTGCAGACACCTTCTGTACCTACACTGCTGAGTGGTTCCGTTTTATTTAAATAGGACAGCAGCTCTAAGGCAGAGGGAACCAGAGCCATGAAGGCTCTCCCCTTGGAGAGGACGAGTCAGGGccggctgggggctggggggcagggaggtgtAGGGCCAGGCTGGTCTCGTCCAGGCATCGCCCGGCCCCATCAGGCGGGACTAACGTGGGTGGGCTTCCCACAGAGAAGAAGTGGACGGTGCTGGACCTGAGGCAGGGCTGTCAGTACGAGTTCCGGGTCACGGCCGTGGCCCCCTCTGGCCCCGGGGAGCCTGGGCCCCCATCGGATGCCGTCTTTGCTCGGGACCCCATGAGTAAGCGGAGTGCCAACCCGGGAGAGGGTGGTGGCAGTGGTATGAGCAGGCCGGGGCAGTCCCGAAGGAGACATCAGGATGGCTGGGGGATAAAGGTCGAAAGGCCCTGAGGGCGAGACAAAACTTAAGGGCCCCTGGAGGCTTGAGGCCCTACACTGAGACCAGACAGGCCCAGGAGCCAGAGATGGGGGTTGGAAAGTCCTTCCCCAGCTCAGCCCACTCACTTGGTCCCATCCTGTAAGCATCCACTGCCCCCAGTGAGGGGGCATCATCCCTACAGGGAGGGGGTGGTCACAGGGGAGCCTCACCATCAATTCTCCATCCAGCGAGCATCTGCTCATCACCTGCTGGGGGCTGGCATGGTGTCAGGAACCAGGTGCATCCTTGGGACACTTCTGGTCTAGAGCAGCATTACCTGTGGTCCACGTGTCCACGACAGGCAGCCTAGGACATTTCCAAGCCCTACAGAAGAGAAACCTGCCCTGCTTTGTTTGATCCAAATTTCCCAAATTCAAGCAGAATTCGTGTTTTCCACGAAACACCTGTCAAAGCATCCCTCCACGGCCTGCAGCTGCTCTGTGCGCCTCTCCTGAGCTCTTACCCTCATGAGCCCGCTGGTGACAAGCCCTGGAGGAGCAGCACGTTCCTGGCCCTTGTGGATCGGCCAGGGGCGTCCTTCCGTGTcagccagggcctggggaagTGGCCGCGGGGCCTGGAGAGACACAGGGAGTCTGGGGAGCTGGGTGCCCAGGGACTGCCCCCAGGTGGTTCCCCAGGTTTGAAGTCCAGAGCCCTGGACGCAGTCTACAGAGCCCTTTACATAGCTCACACCTTTGTTCTGAAACCCTCGTGGGTGGGTGGGCCTGTGCTggtattgttcccattttacaggtacaGAGCACAAAGTATGGACTAAGTACCCAAGGCAGTCTTGACTAGGAGCTTAATGCTCACAACAGAAAGAGAATTCTAGTCTTCAGGGATGTTGGAACCTAAGGACTCATCGATGAAAACAGCAGATTGGGGGAATTATGGAAAGACAGTTAGGGGAAGGGGGTTGGCAGGTTGGCGAGCGGGTGGAAGGGGTCGGGGGAGGCCTCCCGGAGGAGGCGAGCTGGGATGGGTGGTGCAGACTGAGGAAGAGTCCCGGGTAGAGTGAGGGTTTGGGTCCAGGCAGGTGCTTTACAAAGCCTGGAGGCGGACCCCTCAGTGAAAGCAATCCCCAGCCGCCCATGGAAAACCAGTGAGTGGCCACCGAGGGGCCTCCCTCAGGAGAGGTGATGCTGCTCCTGACACCCCGTGGTGCCTGGCCAGGACCCCCCGGGCCCGTGAGGGATCTCCAGGTCACGGACACGTTGCACACCAGCATCACCCTGAGCTGGGCCCAACCGGACCCTCAGGACGGGGACGAAGCACTGGGCTACGTGGTAGAGCTGGGCGACTCAGCCAGCCTGCAGTGGAGTCCGTGCCACGCAGGCACCGTGCCGGGCACTACGTACACGATCAAGGGGCTGCGGCCTCGGGAGGGCTACTTCGTGCGGGTGACAGCCGTGAATGACGGGGGCCGAGGCCCTCCCACTGCCCTGGACACGGTGGTGCAAGCCATGCCCGTCAGTGGTGAGtccacctccctcctccagtccaGGCCTTTCCTGGGGAGGGCCTCTGAGTTGCACCCATGCGCGAGCTGAGCcgggacccccacccccaccccagcttaGTGAAGTGTCACGTATTGGGTGCCTAGTAGGAGCAGGGCACTGGGCTAGGCAGGCCCTTTCAGAAATGCATTTTCATTGTAACTCATGAAAATCGTACAAGGTCAATActatccccaatttacagataaggaaaccgaggTCAGCAGTACACTGCCCTGGGCCTTACCACTGGTATGCAGCAGAGCCCGGGTGCAAGCCAGGTGACTGACCCCAAAGCCCAGGCTCGCTCCAGAATTCTTTGCTGCCTCCCCAGCGTGGCCTGAGAAGGCCGGCTGCCCCTCAGCTCCCGGGTTCACGTCAATGCAGAAGACGCCCCCTTCCCTGTTACCGGAAGGTGGACTGTCCTTCCCTGGGGGCGTTAACTGCTGGAGCAGCTGACCTGTCTTTGGCCCAAGCTGACACTGGGCCATCCCAACAGACCCCAGCTgtccttgtgatgataagggagacatacaaaaaaaatcaccctGAGTCTGTGGCCAGAACCCAGAGcccatcctggctctgccccaaACCCCGGGCTCTGGGGCCACTTCCTGCCTCAGATGGGTCGTTTTCATCTGCAAAACacaagagggggcttccctggtggcgcagtggttgagagtccgcctgccgatgcaggggacgcgggttcgtgccccggtccgggaggatcccacatgccgcggagcggctgggcccgtgagccatggccgctgagcctgcgcgtccggagcctgtgctccacaacgggagaggccacaacagtgagaggcccgcgtaccacaaaacaacaacaacaacaacaacaaaaaaaaaacacaagagttGGGCTAGTTTCTCACCATCCCCCTCCGTTCCAGCCTGACCCTAAGGCTGCCCCTGACGGCTTCCCTTTCTCAGCCCCCATcccgctcccccctcccccagccctgcggTTCCCCCCAGGATTCCCCTCCAGTCCCCTCTCCAGTTCCTGCAGGGCCTCCTGTCCGAGGTCCAGTGGGGTTTCAGCATCACTGGGCTGGCCTAGCGTCTAGTCCCCCTGCAGCCCTGCCTGGTTAGTGACCAGGGCTGGGGCCCAAATGCAGAGGGAGGTGACAGGCCACCCCGTGTGTTCCAGGCTGTCCCAAGTTCCTCATGGACGCCAGCACGAAGTACTTGCTGACGGTCAGAGCTGGGGACACAGTTCGTGTGCCTGTCCACTTTGAGGTGAGCGTATCTAGTGGGCTGCAGCAGGCAGTCTCAGCCCTGTGGGCCTCCTTTCTTCCCGGTTCCTTTCTGGCCCCTAGTCAGGGACCTGCGCTTGTGCTGGAAATCAGGCCGCatagagaaggggaggggaggggagggtcctCCTGGCAGGCACAGCCCTCCCCCCTGGAAGCTGGGTGGCCACTCTGCTCCTGTCCACGACGCTCTCTGGTGGTGGCGATCGGTACTGCACCTCTAAACCCGCGCcccgtcccctccccccacccactgctccacCTCCTTAGTCTGGCAAGGGGTGCCCTGCAGCGGGGTGATGCCCCTTGACTTCAGAATGTCTGTTGTGAGAGTACGTAGCCTGCGTTTGTACGTGTAGTACAGCAGCCAGTGTGGTTAGAAGCACAGGTGCCTGGATTGAAATTCTGACGTCAAGGCTCACTAGCTGTTTGACTGTGGACACatatcttaacctctctgtgttccGACGTCCTCATCTGTCAAGAGAGGGTATTAATAGTAACTTATCTCAAAGGGCTGTTCTGAGGATTCAAGGAATTAATACTTGAAAGCGCATAAATAGTGCTGGGCACATGGCAAGTACCCGGTATGTATTGTTAttatggttgttgttgttgtgaaaATTGTCATCATCTGCGTGGGAAACTCATAGGTGGCGGAGTCAGACCCAAACCCAGATCTAACTCTAAATTACATGTTCTTAACTATTAGACCATAATCATGACGATGGTAATGATGACAGAAATATTTAAGACACACCAAGTGTTTGCTCTGTGTTGGGCCCTGTTCGTATCATTGACTTCTTGGGTCCCCAGACCAGCCTGTGAGGTAGGTCATTGCCAGCATCCCCAGGTGCCTCTGACACCCAGAGCTGAGGGTCTCATGGGAGTTGGTGGTGCAGCCATCAGGCAGCTGGACTGGTCCCCTCACCCTGGTCAGGGTCAGGCCACCATACTCTCCCTCCTGGACTATTGCAGGGACCCCCAAGTCATACCCCCCTTGGCAGCCCAGCCTGGGCACCAGGGTGGTCAGCACTCCCCTCCCACGAGTCCTCCCCACTTCCACCCGCCCTCGCTCCCCCAGCCCCGTGAATCCAGATCTAATTCCTGGTTAAAGCTTACAACAGCAGTTCGTGGCTCACAGAACGAGACGCAGGTGTCTGTATGGGTGTGATGTGCGGGGCCCTTAAGGTGTTTGCAAACCCCCCCTTTgcagcctcctctcctctccccccacccctgctcccaccGTGGCTCTACCCGGATGCTCCTCTCAGGATGCTCTTCTCACACTTACACTTCAGCCCAGCTCAAAGCCATGGCTTCCACAAAACTCCCctctcacctctccttcctctgtgtCCCAGGCCGCCTCCATGCCGGACGTGACCTGGCTAAAGGATGGCTTGCCCTTGCCTAAAAGAAGTGTGACCTCCGTCAAGGATGGCCTCACCCAGCTCCTGGTCCCCGCGGCCAGCCTCGCTGACAGCGGCCTCTACACTGTGGTGCTGAGGAGTCCGCGGGGGGAGGAGGCCACCTATATCTTCCGCCTCCGGGTGGCAGGTGAGGCAGCCCCGGGCTGGGGCTGGACACGGCTGGGCTGCTCCCCAGGGCTTGGTCACCAGTCTGCGGGATTCCACCCGCCTGGGTGTGCCCGTGACCACACCCTGACCCTTCTTATGCGCCCcaagggagaaaggaggaggggccggggggagggggtATCACTGTCCTTCTCTTCGGGGGATTGGGGACAGTTGAGCACAGCCCTCCCCGGACCTCTGTTGTCCCTCGTTTCGGGTCAGTGAGCAGAGACAGTCACCACCATCACATCACTCCAATGAGCGGTGGCAAGAATTGTCTGTGCTCCTCCCCTGGGATAAAGgtggcctcccccagccccagccccggagGGGGTTCTGAAACACAGAAATGATGGACAACTACAGCGGGAGCTCTGTAACTTGGTCTCATGGAAGCCCCCATTCTGTTCCTGTGTCATTTTACTTACAAGACAAAGTGAATTAAAATGAGTCTTTTTGGAGGTTTCCCACCCTCTAGCAGTAACTGCAGAACTGGCCCAGTTCTCTCTGGCTCCAGCCCCCTGCCTGGCGAGACCGTGTCTCCAGGGCCCTGGAAGAAGTGGGCAGGACTTGGGGACCTGGAAAGACTcagggccctgggcagggccAGGTGGAGCACTTCCGGCTCCAGCCTGACCCGTCTGTCCCCGCAGCGCGCCCACGGGCCCCGGGGCCCATCCTCCTGCGGGAGGGCACGCTGGGCTCGGTGACAGTCGAGTGGGTGCCGTCCCCGGACGAGGCCGATGGGAGGGCCGCCCCGCTGCACTACACGGTGCTGACGCGCTCCTCCGTGCACGCGCCCTGGCGCCTCGCAGCCGAGCGCCTGCACGCCTGCCGCTTCACCCTGGAGGGCGCCCTCCCGGGCCACGAGTACCACTTCCGCGTGGTGGCCAAGAACGAGCTGGGCGCCAGCGAGCCCTCAGACACGCGCCAGCCCTGGGTCGTCCCGCGGCAGTCGCCAGGTAAGCTCCGCGCGGAGAGGCGGGGACGGAGGCTGGGAGGGCGGGGACGCAGGCTGGGAGGGCGGGGACAGCCGCCGGTCCATCGCTCTTCCCACCTCCCGCCCCGCCCACCGGCTCCCGTGTCCTCCGCGTCTGCGATTCAGGGTGGGTGCCGCTTCCTCCGCG includes these proteins:
- the IGFN1 gene encoding immunoglobulin-like and fibronectin type III domain-containing protein 1, coding for MGSPPWRGEVRATSRGGPFGQTVLTLSLEDSWLSDLTCFSFCTVQAGPSLLMAVSCHRFCAFDDGITSEEFSEGNWKEPAWRLSQALPLPSEPCPRSSRLSPGPLTSPECGPGRKADKAIKSPGGSVNASAEVLNLLQPVKGSRLEAARGELDRANLVKGFTLCEEMDELMSQDPSTSDLPGVHSEPRAAHSSWTRGGRGGWEAGGRLCAWTPAEWWPWPCDHAISNPRHVEVNKEGITTFDLELDLKSSENKLYLYKDGEMAPYGFNNQTKHCLQHLGKHYQFQIRDLRPEDAGIYQVGVQDAKVSSTELEASAVLTQVVVPLACAHCGEQGDVVLEGTLSGPCPGATWHCRHRPLRLSGRYEVFVSSDGLTHQLLARRACFSDMGLYSLGTKLHACSAWLVVEAGKDKSHLTASTDHQLQGRKAGKEGGSDVHGQRTNATRSPGSRQKPGAGGFSKEARGPTGHFSQGLADLEVQRGEAAVLSCTLTRDLGPGAWFKDGVKLSAQDGVTFEQDGLEHRLLIAHAEGTQAGRYSFGAGDQQSEAMLTVHEPPVIAPDMTAKLREPLVVKAGKPVTMKVTFRTCLPVQATWSKDGAEVAGGDGRGAQVAVGDSSTWLCLPSASRKDCGQYSVALSSKGGSVQAKLTLQVLDKPQPPQGPLEVQDGHGAGVCLCWRPPADDGGQALQHYVVERRQAGLSTWLKVGEAPADSTTFTDAQAEQGKKYSFRVRAVTAEGPGEALESDEVLVGPEVLPGPPPPPAILSASSQSITLSWTAPRGPGSAHILGYLIEKRKKGRNPWVAVTQQPVPEKKWTVLDLRQGCQYEFRVTAVAPSGPGEPGPPSDAVFARDPMRPPGPVRDLQVTDTLHTSITLSWAQPDPQDGDEALGYVVELGDSASLQWSPCHAGTVPGTTYTIKGLRPREGYFVRVTAVNDGGRGPPTALDTVVQAMPVSGCPKFLMDASTKYLLTVRAGDTVRVPVHFEAASMPDVTWLKDGLPLPKRSVTSVKDGLTQLLVPAASLADSGLYTVVLRSPRGEEATYIFRLRVAARPRAPGPILLREGTLGSVTVEWVPSPDEADGRAAPLHYTVLTRSSVHAPWRLAAERLHACRFTLEGALPGHEYHFRVVAKNELGASEPSDTRQPWVVPRQSPDRVTVKAPSYQEPYLRQKPRFLVGLRTHLLPLGSECCMTCAVQGWPQPRVTWFKNDQSLAGDPAVYSTDLLGVCSLVIPSVSAEDGGEYKVVAENTLGQAVSTATLIVMESSSEPQHTLEWPSPSPQPWDEGRSSKVHSSHRTGLGRQSQRMEDAGSAQSPRERGVRGLLGKLLPEEGRQRRSGHSASQPQAK